In the genome of Candidatus Magasanikbacteria bacterium RIFOXYB2_FULL_38_10, one region contains:
- a CDS encoding signal peptidase I codes for MNKFWQRFNPANWFKKQQEETLTPQSNIKLFILEIIKLGFFAIVTIFLVRYFLFKPFYVKGASMEPNFFDKEYLIIDELSYRLRTPQRGEIVVFHYPGNRSEYFLKRIIGLPGERVKIKDGQVIIYNDQNPDGLVLKENYLPAGLQNKPDVIYNLDANHFFVLGDNRNSSFDSRFFGPIDQNEIVGRVILRGLPLSRAQIFNTPSYGN; via the coding sequence ATGAATAAATTTTGGCAAAGATTTAATCCGGCTAATTGGTTTAAAAAACAGCAAGAAGAAACCCTTACTCCTCAAAGCAACATAAAATTATTTATCCTGGAAATAATCAAACTGGGTTTTTTTGCTATCGTGACAATTTTTTTAGTGCGCTATTTTTTGTTCAAACCTTTTTATGTCAAAGGTGCTTCCATGGAACCAAACTTTTTTGATAAGGAATATTTAATCATTGATGAATTAAGCTATCGTTTGCGCACACCGCAAAGGGGGGAAATTGTAGTTTTTCATTATCCAGGCAATAGGAGCGAATATTTTTTAAAACGCATTATTGGCTTGCCTGGCGAAAGAGTAAAAATTAAAGACGGCCAGGTAATTATTTATAATGATCAAAATCCGGACGGCTTGGTTTTAAAAGAAAATTATCTGCCCGCCGGATTACAGAATAAACCCGATGTTATTTATAATTTAGATGCCAATCATTTTTTTGTGTTGGGAGATAATCGCAATTCCAGTTTTGATTCGCGTTTTTTTGGTCCGATTGATCAAAACGAAATTGTGGGCAGAGTTATTTTGCGCGGGCTTCCTTTGAGTCGCGCCCAAATTTTTAACACCCCTTCTTACGGTAATTAA